The Trichomycterus rosablanca isolate fTriRos1 chromosome 20, fTriRos1.hap1, whole genome shotgun sequence genomic interval TTGATGGCATGGAAGAACACCAGTAGCCTACACAAAGCCTTTAACTCAGCCTTACTGAACATCTTTTGAAAGTCAATTACGAGCCAGGCCTTTATGTCCAATCAGTGACTGAactcacaaatgttcttttggctgaatgggcacaaattcccattttacacaataaaaaaaaccttctaGGAAAATCTTCTAGGAAAGCTTTCCTAGAAAAATGCAGGCAGATTTGGTACAcctatggttttgaaatgggatgttaaacaagctcatggccacacttttggccacatagctTGCACATACCTTGTGCCTATTAGTTACATTATGAAATAAATATCTTTATGCTTTGGCTCTATGCTTTGTGTCATTGTCACTATTTAATCATATAGCAGGATTTTGAATGGAGCCCAGAGGTTGGCAATATTAACTTACTTTTATGGTCTGAAGAGAGCATTTTCTCTCCAGACGTTTCTGCAGGAGTGTCTCCAGAAAGCTGATACTTAGGAAGGCCCTGACGTTCAGGTAGGTAAGCTTGCTACAAACTGTAACAAGTTCCAGCAACTCTTCTTCCATGCTCTCATTGTTGTTCTGGATGTCCAGAGTGAGTTTCTATGTGTGCAGAAGAAAAAGGTGCTGGACAGTTTTACACAGTGACTTACAGCTCTTATAATTAATTGTTAAACGTTAATGCTGCATGAACAAGTGTTTTAGGggtgaaaataacacaaagtaATACACTTGTATGTAACAGTTTGGGTAACCCTTAACCAAAGTACTCATTTTGGAAAGTAAAGTGAAAATAACTATGACAAAAGACAGGAATTGTTGGACCAGTTGACCTTCTTCGATTGGATTGGGTTCGAAGTCCAATTCCAATACCTGTGTGCCCATTGAAGGTGCTTTTTTGGTGAACAAGAGATAGCACAGGCACTTTGACTAGCCCCTTACAAAAGGGCACATGTACATGATATGATACAATGTTTATCTATTTGCTATTTCCACCCTTAGTTTGATCTAAACATAATGAACATACTAAtatcaaccgctttattctggtcagggtcgtggaaAGTCTGGTTTCACTAGGAAacagtgggtgcaaggcaggattaccctagacagggcaacagtccatcacaggactttGGCCACCCCTTCTAGATGCAGCCAAtcatctcagcagtggtggactaGTGTAAAACACTGCTGTGACACCCGAGTGCCTTACCACAAATTCTTAAGTTACAAAATGCTTGATTTTTACCAAAAGtcataaatacaaaaaggtTACATGGACCTCAGCTGTAATTTGTGAACAGCAGGATCTGTGCATCTAGACAAAGCATTTACAAGATTCCTGTGTTTGACTGACCTGCAGATGGGTCCTGTACCAGGGCAGCAGGTTTGAAAGTGCTGGTTTGATGGTCCAGTTTAACTGAGTCAAATACAAGCTGCTGAGTGTTAGATCATTCAGAGGAATTTCCTTGAGCAGAATGTTACAGAGCTGCTCGATGGCTAAGATGCCTTCCACAGTAATCTGCACTCTTAAATTGGGGCATTTCTGTGCCAGGAGGGCCCAGGCATCTCCTCTGATCATCTGGAAGTGTGGCTCATTTGCATGGCAGTAGACACTAAGGttgcacagtccaccaaccccaTTCAGCCCAGTACAGCAGAAAGCCAAGGCTTGCAGCAGTTCATTTGAAATGCAGCTGTAGTTAAGTGTAAGGTTGCTGAGACCTTGAAACCTTTGAAGGACTCTTGCAAAGTGTTGTGTGCTGTAGACATCCAGGGACTGTGTGAAGAAATCTTTTAGATTAAGGGTGGCCAAACCTGAGAGCCGTCCAATGCGATCATAGTGCTGAGTGGCAGCAACAGCCTCCAGGATCTGTATACCATGAGGAAGGTTAAAACGTGCTCCTGTGAGGTTAAGAGAGTTCAGCTGAGAACCTCCACGTCGCAGATAGAAGGCCAAGCTACGCACGAGGGCATTACGGACACT includes:
- the LOC134334862 gene encoding F-box only protein 39-like → MEHTNQPEEHLQDKEKANEKIDGTKEDPQKKTLSHSEEEFKWSVLPDVCLRQVFWWLQDADRAQAALVCHHWHHVVRSPSLWRKRTFNFSGHLPWSHHSELENGIKYVQSYGSYLENLEVHFIHPLNTYVTRRFQQIMRTFLAALRKSGACLRSLTIYSMHLNRPAYCNSVRNALVRSLAFYLRRGGSQLNSLNLTGARFNLPHGIQILEAVAATQHYDRIGRLSGLATLNLKDFFTQSLDVYSTQHFARVLQRFQGLSNLTLNYSCISNELLQALAFCCTGLNGVGGLCNLSVYCHANEPHFQMIRGDAWALLAQKCPNLRVQITVEGILAIEQLCNILLKEIPLNDLTLSSLYLTQLNWTIKPALSNLLPWYRTHLQKLTLDIQNNNESMEEELLELVTVCSKLTYLNVRAFLSISFLETLLQKRLERKCSLQTIKVRLYIRRHETHEANAMLQEVFSRYKQLIDSELTYYAIPYPIP